ACGAGCGCGAAGTTCACGTCGATCGCCGACAGGCCATAGAGCTTGCCGTCCTGGCGCAGGAAGGCGTGGCCCGGGCTCGGCGTGATGCCGAGGTCGCTCACCACGCCGTCGAGCGGCTCGGCGAGCTTGTACTTGCGGATCACCTGGGCGGCGAGGTCCGGCATCGCCATCAGCACGTCGGCGTCGATGCCGCCGGCCTGCGCCTGGATCACCACGTTGGCGACGTATTGGCTGGCCGGCCAGCCGGTCCAGTCGACGGCGTATTGCGACTGGGACTCGTTGAACTTCTTGAACAGCGCGTTCCAGCCCTCCTTCTCGCCGGGCTGGAACTGCTCCCAGCTCATCACCTTGAGCGGGATGCGGTCGGCGGCGCGCGCCCTGCGTCCGAGGGGCGCGGCGGCGAGCGCGGCGCCGGCTGCGGCGGCGAGCACCTGACGGCGGGTCGGACGAACGTCCGTCCACGCCGCGGCATGCGACCTGGTCATGATCCCTTCCTCCCTGTCGCGGCGGCCTGGCGCCCACGAGCAGCCGGTTCGCCGGCACATTGTTTTTTGTAAACAATCACAGACTAGGCTCGCTTCCGCCGGCCTGTCAAGCGGACCGGCTCACGTTCCGGCCCGGATCCGAAGCACCTCGTCCTGCGCCATGTGCTCCTGCAGCCGGCGATAGGCGCCGCCGATATGCTCTTCCATCGCCGCCGCGGCCGCCGCCTTGTCGCGCCGGCGCACCATGTCCAGGAGCAGGACATGGTCGCGGTACCAGGAGGTCAGATAGTCCTCCGGCAGCCCGTCGCGCAGCAGCAGGAAGACGAAGATCTGCGAGCGCAGCGCCTCCCAGGCGCGATAGAGCCGGCCGTGATGGGCGGCGCGGAACAGGGCGTCGTGGAAGTCGATGTCGAGCTCGGCGACGCGCCGCCGGGTCATCGATGCACGCGGAACCGATTGAAACAGCGTCAGAATTGCTTCCAGGGGCGCGAGGTCCGCGGCCGTCGCCCGCTCGCAGGCCTCGACCACCGAGAGGCGCTCGAGCGCCCGGCGCAGGCTGTAGATCTCCGCCGCGTCCTCCACCGAGACCTGGGCGACGGTGGCGCCGCGATGGGCCTCGTGCACCACCAGGCCCTCCCGTTCCAGACGGAAGATCGCCTGCCGCACGGGGCCGCGGCTGACGCGGAGGCTCTCGGCGAGCTCGTCCTCGATCAGGCGGTCGCCGCCCTTGAGGCGACCGCTCAGGATGGCCTCGCGCAGGGAGTCGACGACATCGTCGGTGAGGACGCGCCGCTCGCGGCGCTGCAGGAAATCGGTGGCGGGGCTCTTGCTCATGGCAGCAGTATATTGTTTACAATTAGGATCACGCCAGCAAAAAAACGGCAGCAGCACGATGCGCATCTTCAAGGTGAACTGGTATCCGCCGCAGAGCGAGGAGTTGGAGCGCCTGTTCGGCGGCCTGGTCGAGTTCGATATCGATCCGGCACGCGAGGATGCGGACTACCGCATCGATCCCGAGCGCTGCCGCGCCGCCGACGCGCTGATCAACTGCTCCGCCACCCATCGCCTGCCGGCCGCGGTCGACGACTTCGCGCGCTGCCGCATCGTGGTCCGCGAGGGCGTGGGCTACGACAATCTCGACCTCGAGGCCTGGGGGGCGCGCGGCGTGCCGGTCTGCAACGTGCCGGATTACGGCACCACCGAGGTCGCCGATCACGCCATCGCCCTGATGCTCGCCCTCACCCGCGGCACCGCCACCTATGGCGAGGCGCTCAAGCGCGATCCGGCCGGCGGCTGGCGCTTCGATGCCGCGCCGCTGATCCGGCGCCACCGGCACGCCACCTTCGGCGTCGTCGGGCTCGGCCGCATCGGCCTCGCCGCGGCCCGGCGCGCCGCGGCCTTCGACATGCGGGTGGTGTTCTACGATCCCTATCTGCCGAGCGGCATGGAGCTCGCCCTCGGCTTCGAGCGCCTTCATGCCCTGACCGACCTGATGGCCGCCAGCGACGTGGTGAGCGTGCACACCCCGCTCAACGAGGAGACCCGCGGCTTCGTCGGCGCCGCAGCCTTCGCGGCGGCCAAGCCGGGCCTCGTCCTGGTCAACACCGCGCGCGGACCGATCGTCGACCTCGACGCCCTGCACGCGGCGCTGCGCGACGGGCGCATCGCCGGCGCCGGCCTCGACGTCCTGCCCAGGGAGCCGGCCGACGCCGCCCATCCCCTGATCCATGCCTACGCCGCCCGTGAGCCCTGGCTGGAGGGCCGCCTGGTCCTGACGCCGCACGCCGCCTTCTACAGCCCCGATGCGATGCGGGACATGCAGCGCAAGGCGGTCGAGGTGATCGTCGCCTATATCAGGGACGGCCGCCTCACCAACTGCGTGAACCGGCCTTTCCTGAAGGCCGGTGCGCCCATCCGGGCAAGCGCCTGACCTCGTGACGCCGCGGCGGGAGCCGGGCGGGCCGAAGAGGCCGCGCCCGGCCTTGCCTGCATCGGTATGCATTGCGCCCGGCATCGTGCATAATGCTGCGCCGGCCCGGATCGGGGCCTTCAGGAGACAGCGTGTGAGCGGCACCGACAAGCCCCCCCGCCCCCCGAGGAACGGGCCGCCCCGCAAGAAATACTCCTCCTCCATCGACGTCGCCCGCCTCGCCGGCGTATCCCAGGCCGCGGTGTCGCGCGCCTTCACGGAAGGAGCGAGCGTCTCGGCCAAGACGCGCAAGAAGGTGATCGCCGCGGCCGAGGAGCTCGGCTATCGGCCGAGCGTCATCCCACGCATCATGCTCACCCACAAATCCTCGCTGATCGCCATCGTCAGCGGCGGATTGTACAACCCGTTCTATGCCGGGATCGTCGAGCTGTTCTCCCGCGAGATCCAGAAGAACGGCAGCAACGTCCTCCTGTTCTCGGTCGACCATGGCGAATATATCGACGAGATCATCCCGAAGATCCTCGGATTCCGTGTCGACGGCATCATCTCGGCCCTGTCCATCATCTCGCCCGAGGCGGCCGAGAGCTGCGCCAAGATGAGCGTGCCCGTGGTGCTGTTCAACGGCAAGGTGCGCAACCAGTGGGTCGCCTCGGTCTGCAGCGACAATGTCGCGGGCGGGCGCGAGATCGCCGCCCTGTTCGTGCGCCGCGGCGCCAGGCGCTTCGGCTACATCGCCGGCAAGAAGGGCAACATGGCCAACGAGGACCGCCTGGCCGGGTTCGTCGGCGAGCTGATCGAGCGCGGCGAACGCGACGTCCGCATCGCCTACGGCAATTTCCGCTACGAGGAAGGCTTCACCGCGGCCTGCGAGCTCCTCGGCAGCGGCGAGCGGCCGGACGCCATCTTCTGCGCCAACGACCTGATGGCCATCGCCACCGTCGAGGCCTGCCGCTCGAGGTTCGGCCTCAGGGTGCCGGAGGACATCATGGTCGCCGGATTCGACGACATTCCCGCCGCCTCCTGGCCGAGCCACGACCTCACCACCCTGCGCCAGGACGGGCCGCGCATGGTCTCCGAGGCCCTCGCCATCCTCGAGCGCATGATCTCGGGCGAGCAGCAGTCCGGCGGCGCCCTGCAGCTCGTCCCCGTTCCGCTGATCGAGCGCGGCAGCACCCGCCGCCCGGAGTGAGGGCGTGGTGGGGACGCAATGAATGGTCGTGCACGATCGGATCGGGATCGAGCATAACCGGCTCGGTCCGTGTTCGCGTGGATGGCCGGGTCAAGCCCGGCCATGACGCAGCGGTTGCGGCGAACGGAGACCGGCGGTGCCTCCCTCACGGGGGTTGATCTTTCCGTTTTGCAAAGCTATTCAAATCGACATCCGAGCCGCGCACGACCGGCTTCGGCGGGATTCCTCCCAAGACTTCGCCGGCGGCAGCGCCCCAGCCGCCGCCGGCGCTTCCGAGGGTTCCGCGGCTCGATCATGGGAGGAGGAACGATGACGCAACCCGTCGGGATCGGCATGATCGGCTATGCCTTCATGGGCAAGTCGCACTCGCTGGGCTACAGGGACGTCGCCGCCATCGCGCCGCCCGAGGTGCCCCGCCCCCGGCTGGTGGCGATCTACGGCCGCGATGCGGCGCGCCTGGAGGAGGCGCGCGAGCGCTATGGCTGGGAGCGGGCGACGACCGACTGGCACAGCATCGTCGAGGACCCCGCCGTCACGCTGGTCGACAATGCCGGGCCGAACAGCCTGCATGTCGAGCCGACCATCGCCGCCGCGCGCGCCGGCAAGCACGTCTATTGCGAGAAGCCGCTCGGCCCGACCGCGGCGGACGCCTTCCGCCTGTGGCAGGAGGCGGAGGCCGCCCGTGTCCGGCACATGTGCGCCTTCAACTACCGCTTCTTCCCGGCGCTGCAGCTGGCCCGCACCCTGATCCAGTCGGGCGAGCTCGGTGCCATCCACCATGTCCGCTCCAACTTCCTGGTGTCCTCCGCCCTCGACACGCAGCGCCGGCGCGGCTGGCGCGACGATGCGGCCGCCGCCGGCGCCGGGGCGCTCGGCGACCTCGGCTCGCACCATATCGACGCGGCGCGCTTCCTCCTCGGCTCCGACCCCGTCCGGGCCAGCGGCCTCACCCGCGTCGCCGTGGCGCAGGACTCGGCCGGACAGGCCATCGAGACCGACGACCTCTTCGCCGCCATCCTCGAGTTCGACAACGGCGCCGTCGGCGTGCTGGAAGCCTCGCGGGTCGCCGGCGGGCATCTCGTCACCAGCCGCATCGAGGTCGACGGCTCGAAGGGCTCGCTGCAATTCTCGATGCAGGCGCTGAACGAGCTGCGCGTCGCCGGCCCCGACCGCGCCTTCCGCACCATCCCGGTGATCCGCGCCGAGGATCCCTACCAGCCGAACTGGTTCCCGGCCGGCCATCCCCTCGGCTGGGTCGACACGTTCTCGCACGAGGCGATGCACATCCTCGGCGCCGTCGCCGGCCTGCATGCGGTGGCGCCGATCGGCGCCACCTTCCGCGACGGCTACTACTGCGCCGAGGTGGTCGAGGCGATCCTGGACTCGAGCCGCCGCCGGGCGGCGGTCGACATCGCCTATCGCAATCTGGAGGCCCAGTCGTGAGCGCGCGCATCTTCGTCAGCTGGCCGGGCTACTCCGCCGACGATCCGGAGACAGGCGGCCGCCTGGTCGCGGCCGGCCACGAGCTGATCCTGGCGCCCAAGCTCGGCGCCCGCAGCGAGGACGAGCTGATCGCCCTGTCGGGCGACGCCGTCGGGGCCATCGTCTCGACCGATCCCTTCACCGCCCGGGTGCTGGCCGCCAATCCGAGGCTCCGGATCATCGCCCGGATCGGCGTCGGCACGGATTCGATCGACGCGGCTGCGGCAGCCCGGCACGGCGTCGCCGTCTCGATCACCCCCGGCATGAACGCCGAGCCGGTGGCCGACCAGACCCTCGCCCTGATCCTGGCGCTCATCCGCCGCGTCGTGCCGCAGGACGGCGCGGTCAAGGCCGGCCGCTGGGACCGGGTCGGTGCGCACACGCCTTCGGAGCTGCCGGGCAAGACCGTCGGCCTCGTCGGCGCCGGCACCATCGGCCGGGCGGTGGCGCGGCGCCTTCGCGGCTTCGACGTGTCGATCGTCTATTTCGACCGGCAGGCGCCCGACCTCGAAGGCGCCCGGCGGCTCGACAGCCTCGAGGACCTGCTCGCCGTCGCCGACATCGTCTCCCTGCACGCGCCGCTGCTGCCGGAGACGCGCCACCTCATCGATGCGCCCGCGCTGGCGCGGATGAAGCCGACGGCGCTGCTCATCAACACCGCGCGCGGGCCCCTGGTCGACACGTCGGCCCTGTTCGAGGCGCTGCGTCGCGGCACCATCGCCGGCGCCGGGCTCGATGTGTTCGAGGAGGAGCCGCCGGGCGAGGAGCGGCTCGCCGGCATCCCCAACCTGGTCTGCTCCGCCCATATCGGCGGGCTCAGCCACGAATCGATCCGCCGCATGACCATCTCCGCCACGGACAGCGTGCTGGCGGTGCTGGGCGGAGCCGTGCCGCCGACCGTGATCAATCCCGAGGTGCTCGGCGCCGGCGGCGGGCGGGCGGGATCATGACCGTGCCGCTGAAGCAGCGCCTCGCGGCGCGGGACCTGCTGGTCGGCACCTGGGTGAAGACGCCCTCGGCCATCGTTGCCGAAGTGCTCGCCGGCACCGGGCTCGACCTCCTCTGCCTCGACGCCGAGCACGCGCCCTTCGATCGCGGCGACCTCGACGCCGCGGTGCTCGCCTGCCGCGCCCTTGCCATGCCGGTGCTGGTGCGCGTCCCGAGCGCGGCGCCCGAGACCATCCTCAACGCCCTCGACCTCGGCGCCACCGGCGTGGTGGTGCCGCATGTGGTCGACGGCGCCTCGGCCGCGACGATCGCCCGCGCCGCCCATTACGGTCCGGGCGGGCGCGGGTATGCCGGCTCCTCCCGGGCCGCGAACTACACGCGCACAAAGATGCCGCAGCACCTCGCCGCCTCCCGGGCCGCCACCGTGGTGGTGGCGCAGATCGAGGATGCCGAGGCGGTCGAGGCGATCGAGGCGATCGCCGCCGAGCCGGGCCTCGACTGCCTGTTCATCGGCCGAGCCGACCTCGCCGTGTCCTATGGCGCCGCGAGCGCCGCCGATCCCGTGGTGATCGCCGCGGCCGAGCGCATCTGCGCCGCCGGCCTCGGCGCCGGCCGGGCGGTCGGCATGTTCGTGCCCGACCTCGCCGAGGTGCCGCGCTGGCGCGGGCTCGGGGTCAGCCTGTTCCTCCTGGAATCCGACCACACCTTCCTGATCCGCGGCGCGGCCGCCCTGGCGGCCGCGGTCAGGGCCCCTGCCTGACCAAGGAGAGAGACCATGAAAGTTGCACTCGTGACCGGCGGCTCGCGCAGCCTCGGGGCGGACATGGCCAAGGCGCTCGCCGCCGACGGCTGGGCGGTGGCGGTCAACTTCGTCCAGGCGGCGGACCGCGCGAGCGCGGTGGTCGAGGCGATCCGCGCCGCCGGCGGCACCGCCGCCCCGGCCCGCTTCGACGTCACCGACGAGGAAGCCGTGACCGCCGGCCTCGATGCGATCGCGCGCGAGCTCGGCCCGGTCGACCTCATCGTCAACAACGCCACCGGGCCGCAGCCGGAAATGCCACTGATGGAGCAGTCCTGGCGGACCTATCTCGACCAGCTCGAATTCTTCGTGAAGGCGCCGCTGATCCTGCTCAAGGCCGTGCTGCCGGACTGGCGCCGCCGCAAGAGCGGCCGCGTCATCAATATCGGCTCCGAGGTCGCCGAGCTGGGCAACCCCTATTTCGGCAACTACGCCTCCGCCAAGGGCGCCATGCTGAGCATGACCCGCTCCTGGGCCACCGAGCTCGCGCCCGAGGGCATCACCGTCAACCTGGTCGCGCCCGGCTGGATTCCGGTCGAGCGCCATGCCGGGGCGACGCAGGCGCAGCTGGACTGGTACCGCGAGCGCGTGCCGCTCGGCCATTTCGGCGGGCCCGGCGACGTGGCGGCCATGGTGGCGTTCCTGGCCTCGGACAAGGCGGATTTCATCACCGGGCAGAAGATCGCGGTGAATGGCGGGCGGACCTTGCTGTAGCAGGGCGGTTGCGGAAGGAGGCCCGACAGAGATCGACAGCCTCGACCGTCATGGACGGGCTTGTCCCGTCCATCCACGCGAACGCGACGAAGGTCAATTTTCGACGCGGTTTCGGCTGCATTTGCTATCGCATCCGCCGGTGTTCGCGTGGATGGACGGGACAAGCCCGTCCATGACTACCCGCTGGAGCTGCAGCCATCTCGGTTTTCTCTGACCTTGCCCGCTCCCGCGAAAGCTCGCTGACCATCCCCCTACTTCACCACACCGATCTTGCCGCGGTCGATCGTGGCCGCCACGGCGACCAGGATCACGGCACCGAAGACGATGTTCTGCACCGCCGGATCGAAGCCCAGCACGACCGATCCGATGCGCACCGCCACCGCGATCAGCCCGCCGATGAGGCTCGCCCCCATGCCGCCGACGCCGCCTGAGATGGCGGTACCGCCGACGATCACGCCGACGATCGCCGGCAGCAGCAGGTTCTGCGCCAGGGTCGGGGCACTGTACAGCGTCTGGGAGACCAGCAGCAGTCCCGCCAGGGCCGCGCAGGCCGCCGACGCGGCATAGGCGAGGACGCGGGTGCGGGTCCTCCCGACCCCCGACATCATCGCCGGCAGCTCGGCCGCGCCGATGGCGTAGACGGAGCGGCCGAACCGGAGATAGCGCAGGGCCAGCACCAGGGCGAGCCAGACCACCATCACCAGGATCACCGCGTTGGGCACGCCGGCCGTGCGCTCGGCCAGCACGTCGATCAGGCGATAGCCCGGCTCGATCGGCAGGGCCGTGGCGTCTGTGACCACCAGCGCGGTGCCCGAGAGGATGCCGAGCGTGCCGAGCGACACCACGAAGGAGGGCATCTGCAGCCGCGCATGCAAGGCGCCCTGCAACGCCCCGACCAGCGCCGCGCCGGCGAGGATCACCGGCACCGCGGCGGAGCCGAGGCTCGGCGTGAGGAGGCTGGCCATCACCCCCGCGAGCGAGGCCATCGCCGCGATGGAGAGGTCGATGCCGCCGAGCAGGATCGGCAGGCTCGCCCCGAACACCAGAAGCAGCAGCGGCGCCGCGTCGACCGAGAAGCCCGCCAGCGCCCGCGGTGCCAGGATGCCCGGCGCCCAGACCGCGACGCCGGCAACGATGGCGAGAAGCACGAGGCCCGGTCCGAGGGCGCGCAGGCGCTCGCCGGTGCGCGGTGGGCCGGGGCGGGCTGCAGTTGGAGTCATGACGTCCTCCATGATCGTTCCATGGTGCTTGCGAGGAGGCAAGGCGGGCGGCCCCGCCGTTCCCGGTGGCGCAAGGGGCGGACCACTCGTGGCAGCCGCGGCGTCGGTGGGAGCTTTCGCCCAGGAACCACGCCGTCATGGCCGGGCTCGACCCGGCCATCCACGCGAACACCTCCGGACGACAACACAGGCACCCACCCGTGTCGGCGCCAAGATGGACTCAGGTCGAGGTCGCGTGGATGGCCGGGTCGAGCCCGGCCATGACGGCAGCGGGTGGGGCAGCCGCCAGCACGCGTCCTGCCGCGATTCCCAACCCGGAGACCGCCCGAGCGGCCTCCACCGCTCCGGAATCGCCGGACTATGGCTCGACACAGCATCCACGCCCCCTCTCACACCATCGCCCGCACAACGTCTTCCTCCGCCGGCGGATGCGCGGCGAGGTCGTCGAAGCTCCTGGTGACGGCGCCGTCGCGCATCACGTGCAGGCGGTCGGCGAGCGACAGCACCTCGTCCAGCGTGTCGCCGATCATCAGGATGGCGAGGCCGCCGGCCGCCAGGTCGCGCATGGCGGCGAAAAGGTCGGCGCGGGCGCCGGGATCGAGGCCGCGGGTCGGATGGTCGAGCACCAGGAGCTTCAGGTTCGCGCCGAGCAGCCACTTGGCGAGCACCGCCTTCTGCTGGTTGCCGCCGCTCAGCCGGTCGATGCGCTCGCCGATGCCGGGGGCCTTCAGGCGCAGGCGGTCGGCCCAGCGCTCGGCCTCGCGCCGCTCGCGCCGGCGGTCGATGATCATCCCGCCCCGGCCACAGCCCAGGCCGAAGGTCAGCGCGATGTTCTCGGCGATGCTCTGGCCCGCGATCATGCCCTCGGCCTTGCGCTCGGCCGGCAGGTAGCCGATGCCGAGCCCGATGGCGTCGATCGGCCCGCGGATGCGCACGGAGCGCCCCTCCAGCGCGATCGTGCCGGTGACGCGCTCGTGCAGGCCGAACAGCGCCCGGCAGAGCTCCTCGGCGCCGGACGCCTGCACGCCGATCAGCGCCACGATCTCGCCGGCGCCGACACGAAGGTCGACCCCGTGCACGCGGCCGGGGACGCCGAGGCCGCGCATCTCCAGAAGCGGCGCCGGCGGCGGCCGGCGCGGCGCGGCGGCGCGATCCTCGACGAGGCGCTGGCGCCCGACCATGAGCTCGTAGAGCTCGTCCGGATCGGTCTCGCCGCGCCGGCGCTCGGCGACCTTCACCCCGTCGCTGAGCACGTAGACGCGGTCGGAGATGTCGAGCACCTCGTCCATGCGGTGCGAGATGAACACCACCGAGGCGCGGCTGCCGAGCCGGCGCACCTGGCGGAACAGCGCCTCGATATCGGAGCGGCCGAGCACCGAGGTCGGCTCGTCGAACAGCACGACGATCTCGCCCTCGACCGTCTCCTCGATGGCGAGCACCTTGGCGAGCTCGACCATCTGGCGTTGGGCGAAGCCGAGCGTCGCCACGGGCACGTCCGGCGCCACGTCGAGCTCGATCTTGTCGAGCTGGCGCCGGGCCGCGTCGAACAGGCGGCGCCAGCGCATCCAGCCGAAGCCGTGGAAATCGGTCGGCTTGTCCAGGAAGATGTTCTCCGCGACGGTCAGGGCCCCGACCAGCGACTGCTCCTGGTGGACCATGCCGATGCCGAGGCCGCAGGCCTCACGCGGCGAGGACAGGCGGACCGGGCGGCCGCGCAGGCGCATCTCGCCCTGGTCGGGCTGGTGCACGCCGGCGATGGTCTTGACCAGGCTCGACTTGCCCGAGCCGTTCTGGCCGATCAGGCCCAGCACCTCGCGCGGGAAGAGGTCGACATCGACGCGGTCGAGCGCGAGCACGCCGGGAAAGCGCTTGACGATGCCGCTGAGCGCGACGACGGGCGTCATTTCACCACCCTCAGCTTGCGGATCAGGGGATAGCCGCCGATCGCGACGGCGAGCATGATGGCGGCGCCCTCGATGATCTGCTGGATCAGCGGGCTGGCGCCCACCAGCACCATGCCGTTCTCGAGCACCTGCAGGATCAGGACGCCGACGGCGGAGTGCAGCACGCCGCCGCGGGCCCCGCTCAGCAGCGTGCCGCCGATGACCGCGGCGCTGATCGCGGGGAAGAGGAAGTTCTGGCCGGCGGTGGGGTTGCCGACGCCGATCTGGCTGGTCAGGAACACGCCGGCGAGCGCCGCCGCAAGGCCCGAGATCGCATAGGCCGCGATCTTGACGCGCCCGATCGGCAGGCCGGCAAGACGCACCAGACTCTCGTCCTCGCCGATGGCGTAGCTGAGCCGCCCGAAGCGCGTCATCCGCTGCGCCACGACGCCAAGGACGACCACCGCCGCGGCGCCGTAGACGATCGGTGAGAGGCCGGCGACCTTGGTCGTCGACAGGGCGAGCAGCGAGGCATCGAGGATCTGCGGCTGGCGGGCCGGGAACAGCAGCGCCGCGATGCCGAGGCCGACGAACCAGGTGGCGAGCGTCACGATCAGCGAGGGCATGCGCAGGGCGTGATGCAGCACCCCGTTGACGAGACCGAAGGCGAGGCCGCCGGCCAGGGCCGCGGCGACGCCCCACCAGCCGAGCGCCAGCATCGTGCTGGAATTGGCCACCAGCAGCGACAGGCCGATGCCGGTCATCGCCGTGACACCCTCGACGGAGAGGTCGATCGAGCCCTGCAGGATGACGAAGGTCATGCCGACGGCCAGGATCAGCGGCACGGCGCTCGCCTCCAGGATGGCCTGCAGGTTGGCCAGGCTGGCAAAATGCGGGCTGGCGACCGAGAACGCCGCGGCGAGCACCGCGAGCGCCGCCGCCGGCCCCCAGTCGGCGAGCCCCGGTGCCGCCCGGCGCCGCGACGCCCCGGCGCCGGCGGGTCGGCGCGGCCAGGCGCCCGACGAGATGAGACCCTTCTCGGCCTGCACCTGCATCGGATCGGTCACTTGTTGGCGCCGGGCGGGATCTGTCCGGGCGAGGTCGCCCAGAAGTTCGCCTTGATCCTGGCGTAGGTGTAGTCGGCGAGGTCAGGCTTGGCGGCCAGGATGGCGGCGGCGTTGTCCTTCGTCACCAGGGTCTGCTGCAGCCAGAAGTCGCGCTGGGCCTCGGTGAGCTTGGCCACGTCGACGTCGCCGGAGGCGGCGGCATAGGCCAGCGCCGCGGTCACCGCGCCCTGCCCGACCGCATCGACCTTGATGGTCGACAGCATGTCGCCGCTGGCGACGAGCTTGATGGCATCGCTCGACCCGTCCGAGCCGGTGACCGGGATCTTGCCGTTGAGGCCCTTCTCGCGCAGGGCCGCGACCGCGCCGATCGCCATGCCGTCATTGGCGGAGAAGATGCCGTTGAGATCGCCGCCGTAACGTGCCAGCCAGGCGCGGACCAGGTTCTGCCCCTTGGTCGTGTCCCAGTCGCCGACCTGGGTGTCGAGCAGCTTCATGCCGGGGCATTCGGCGAGCGCCTTGGCGAGGCCGGCGAGGCGCTGCTTGGCCGGCGGGTTGTCCGGGATGCCGCCGAGCGCCACGATGTTGCCCTTGCCGCCCAGCGCCTTGCACAGGGCCATGCCGTTGCGGTAACCGGAGTCGACCCCGTCGAAGGAGGTGTTGGCGACCCAGTTCGGCGAGGCCGTGTCCCAGGGATGGATCGATTCCGGGCGGTTCCACAGGGTGATGATCGAGGCGTCGGCATCGGCCGCACGCTGCACCAGCGCCTTGGTGAAGGCGTTGGAGGCCGGGTCGACCACCACGACGCAGCGGGCGCAGCCGGCCGCGAAGATGGCGCCGAACTGCTGCAGCAGCTTCTGGCCCTGGAAGTCGCTGGCGAGGACCTGGACCTTGCCGCCGACGGACTCGGCGACGGCCTTGGCGCCGAGCGCCACGTCGGCCCAGTACTCGCTCGTGGTGGAGCCGACGCCGAGATAGAAGCGCTCGACCTTCTCCGCCCGCGCCGGCGTCGCCAGCATCACGCCGAGACTCAGCGCCAGGGCCGTGGCGCGCAGGCCAGATCGCATCGTTGCATAGTTAGCCATTTACTCCTCCCCTCGATTTTTCGGAAAAATATTCATCTTTTCCGCGATGAAGCTGTTGAATCGAGCTTAATCATACTTTGCATTGCTTTGCAAATTGCTGCAAACGAAGTGGCTGCGAAGTCAGCACGTCTCTCCTGCGAGGTGGTGGTCGCGTGGATGGCCGGATCAAGTCCGGCCATGACGGAACCGTCGAGGATGACGCGAAGAGGACGGCTCCACGCTCGACCGTCATGGGCGGACTTGATCCGCCCATCCACGCGCACACAGGTAGTTCAGGAACGGGTAACCGGCAGGTACCAACCATCCTCGCCACGTTTCGGCGAGATCACAGCCGATCTCGCCGGAG
Above is a genomic segment from Labrys wisconsinensis containing:
- a CDS encoding sugar ABC transporter ATP-binding protein, with product MTPVVALSGIVKRFPGVLALDRVDVDLFPREVLGLIGQNGSGKSSLVKTIAGVHQPDQGEMRLRGRPVRLSSPREACGLGIGMVHQEQSLVGALTVAENIFLDKPTDFHGFGWMRWRRLFDAARRQLDKIELDVAPDVPVATLGFAQRQMVELAKVLAIEETVEGEIVVLFDEPTSVLGRSDIEALFRQVRRLGSRASVVFISHRMDEVLDISDRVYVLSDGVKVAERRRGETDPDELYELMVGRQRLVEDRAAAPRRPPPAPLLEMRGLGVPGRVHGVDLRVGAGEIVALIGVQASGAEELCRALFGLHERVTGTIALEGRSVRIRGPIDAIGLGIGYLPAERKAEGMIAGQSIAENIALTFGLGCGRGGMIIDRRRERREAERWADRLRLKAPGIGERIDRLSGGNQQKAVLAKWLLGANLKLLVLDHPTRGLDPGARADLFAAMRDLAAGGLAILMIGDTLDEVLSLADRLHVMRDGAVTRSFDDLAAHPPAEEDVVRAMV
- a CDS encoding ABC transporter permease; translated protein: MTDPMQVQAEKGLISSGAWPRRPAGAGASRRRAAPGLADWGPAAALAVLAAAFSVASPHFASLANLQAILEASAVPLILAVGMTFVILQGSIDLSVEGVTAMTGIGLSLLVANSSTMLALGWWGVAAALAGGLAFGLVNGVLHHALRMPSLIVTLATWFVGLGIAALLFPARQPQILDASLLALSTTKVAGLSPIVYGAAAVVVLGVVAQRMTRFGRLSYAIGEDESLVRLAGLPIGRVKIAAYAISGLAAALAGVFLTSQIGVGNPTAGQNFLFPAISAAVIGGTLLSGARGGVLHSAVGVLILQVLENGMVLVGASPLIQQIIEGAAIMLAVAIGGYPLIRKLRVVK
- a CDS encoding sugar ABC transporter substrate-binding protein, which produces MANYATMRSGLRATALALSLGVMLATPARAEKVERFYLGVGSTTSEYWADVALGAKAVAESVGGKVQVLASDFQGQKLLQQFGAIFAAGCARCVVVVDPASNAFTKALVQRAADADASIITLWNRPESIHPWDTASPNWVANTSFDGVDSGYRNGMALCKALGGKGNIVALGGIPDNPPAKQRLAGLAKALAECPGMKLLDTQVGDWDTTKGQNLVRAWLARYGGDLNGIFSANDGMAIGAVAALREKGLNGKIPVTGSDGSSDAIKLVASGDMLSTIKVDAVGQGAVTAALAYAAASGDVDVAKLTEAQRDFWLQQTLVTKDNAAAILAAKPDLADYTYARIKANFWATSPGQIPPGANK